The following DNA comes from Candidatus Methylacidiphilum fumarolicum.
ACAAACAATTTCTCAGATGTTCGGATGGTTGTGTGGAAAATGAGAGAAAATTAAAAACATTGGTGGCATGGTTTTTGCTTACTAAGTTGGTGTTTTCTATCAATGATTGACTCAATAAGATAAAAAATATTAAATGTTGATAAGGAACGAACGAGGAGAATTCACATGGCTTTGTATAAAATAGAAGCAATCATAAAACCCTTTAAATTGGAAGAAGTTAAAGAAGCACTCACAGAAATTGGTATAGCTGGCCTTACGGTAACCGAAGTCAAAGGCTTTGGCCGTCAAAAGGGACATACTGAAATCTATCGTGGCAGTGAATACACGGTTGATTTTTTACCAAAAGTGAAAATTGAAATAGTGCTTACGGAGGAGATTTTGCCAAAAGCTACTGAAGCAATCATTAAATCGGCAAAAACAGGAAAAATTGGTGATGGAAAGATTTTTGTTCTACCCGTTACTGAAGCAATACGTATTCGGACAGAAGAAAAAGGTGAAAATGCTATTTGATTTTGTTTTTTGATTTGCTTCTAATTCTCTTTTCTCAGTCTTAGAGATGGAACATATGGATGTAGCTGTGTTTTTTTATCTCAAGATAATTGATTTTTTTCTCAAAAAGAATAATTCTCAAAGTCTTTGATCTAAATTTTCTTTTTTAAAAGATATAACATAACAAAATTTAACCCAATCAGAGGAGGCAACGATGGCTGAATATTATAGGAGGTGTGCCACTGGAGAAGAAGTAATATCTTTTGCTCTGGAGCATAATGTAAAACTGGTTAATCTAAAGTTCTGTGATTTATTAGGAACTTGGCAACATTTTACAATTGGTTTAGACCTATTGACTCCTGAATCTTTTTCCGAAGGAATAGGTTTTGATGGATCATCTATTCGCGGATGGCAAGGAATACAAGAATCAGATATGCTAGTCATGCCCGACCCATACACCGCCTTTATTGATCCTTTTATTGCCGAACCTACTTTGAGCTTGATCTGTTCAATATATGACCCCATCACTCTTCAGACTTATTCTAAGGATCCTCGTAGTATTGCCATAAGAGCTGAGGCTTATCTTAAAAGTACTGGAATCGCAGATACCGCTTATTTCGGTCCTGAAGCCGAATTCTTTATATTAGACAGTGTTCGATACGATAACCAAGCTAACTTCGCTTATTACGAAGTCGATTCTGTCGAAGGAATATGGAATAGTGGGAAAGAAAATGGACAGAACTTTGGATATAAAATACGCCATAAAGAAGGTTATTTTCCTGTTCCCCCTGCGGATACTTTACAGGATCTAAGAGATCAAATGGTGTTGACACTCGAATCGATGGGGATCAAAGTCGAAAGACAACATCATGAAGTTGCAACAGCAGGACAAGCAGAAATAGATATCGTCTACAATACCCTGCTCCGGATCGGTGACGATATGATGATGTATAAGTATGTAATAAAAAATACGGCTAGAAAATATGGTAAAACCGTTACATTTATGCCCAAACCTATTTTTGGGGATAATGGATCAGGGATGCATACCCATCAATCACTCTGGAAGGAAGGCAAACCTCTTTTTGCTGGAAACCGGTATGCAGGGCTAAGTGAAATGGCTCTTCATTATATTGGTGGTATCATTAAACATGCCCCTGCCCTCACCGCTATCACAAATCCAACAACAAATAGCTTTAAAAGGCTTGTTCCTGGTTTCGAAGCACCAGTCAATCTAGCCTATTCTGCAAGAAATAGAAGTGCTGCTATTCGTATTCCCACCTACTCGGCCAATCCCAAGACAAAGCGAATCGAGTTTCGTACTCCAGATCCTTCTGCCAATCCTTATTTAGCTTGTGCAGCCATGCTTATGGCAGGTCTTGATGGTATTCAGAATAGGATAGATCCTGGAGAGCCTATGGAAAAAAATATCTATGAGCTTCCTCCTGAAGAATTAAAAAACATTCCCAAAGTCCCCGATTCCTTAAGTGGTGCAATCGATGCCCTTGAGAGGGACCATGAGTTCCTTATGAAAGGAGATGTCTTTACGAAGGACGCAATTGAAACACTGCTAACTTTACGCAAAAAGGATTATGATATGCTAAGGATACGGCCTCATCCATTGGAGTTCTATATGTATTATGACATTTAGAGCTTAATGATAGGTGGGAGATCCTCCCAAGAATAAATTTGAGGAATGGCATAGATAAGTGCATAAGGTTTGATCGGATTTACTTTATCCATATGCCTTTTCATATGAACTGATCTATCACTTACTGTGCCATTCGATTTTTACTTTTCTTTTCGGCAAATGCGGGTTTAAACAGTTTCCATAAAATTGGACTATCTCGCGCAGGAATGTATAGTTTGAACATGTCGCGCAAGAGATAGACAGCATTCAAGAGGCCGCCGAGTTCCTGGGAGTGATGCTGCCCAAACGTAGCGGCCATAGGAACACGAGGGCGAGCTCTTGCCTCTAGCACACACGGCGGAGAACGTCGCTGCTACTATCTTGAGCGGTTGCGCTCAGATCTATTTTGTGCCAAAGTCGAATCCAACCCTACGTACCATTGCCTACGCCCATGTTACGACCACGATCTCGGAGATTTCTCCCGTTCCCTCATCTCCATTAGATGCAGGAAATTCTTTCTCTTGCAGTTTAGTCCACTGCATTCAAGCCTCCAGCCGTTTGTCCACCATCTTACTTTGAACCAGGCAAGACCATTCTAGTTCTTCCCGCTGATCCTTGAGATCTTCCTTCTGCCCGGCACTGGAGACTCTTGTGTAGGAGCTGTGCGACGCTCTCGTTGTCTTTTAGCCGACCACCCACAACAGTCCCCGTGGTGTAGTATTGACGGTTTGTCAGAGTCCGTTTGGCGGGCAACACGCCTTCCCGAGGCCTTTCGCTACTGCCTGTTTACGCTCCAACCAATCAGTGTTCTAAACCTCTTCAGCGAATATAGGTTCATCGTGCAGACTTCCTTGATATCATGCTAATTGCAGTGTGGGTTGAATATGGACAAGAGATGCTCTTTGCCTCCGATATCAGAGAGTAATCTAGCTTTACCACACTTACTTATATCTTATTTTTCCCTGTATATCGTTTTGCCATGTATATCGGAGACATGCTCCTAAGAGTTACGCAACGGTTAGAAAAAAAATTTTTAACACTCCATCTGATCTCCCAATCGTTAACTCGCTAACAGCTCATTAATGAATAGGGATTCTCTCTTTTTTTTATATAAGTTGAAAGAAAGGAAGAAATAATTTTATGATCAAATCAAAATAAAAGAAAAATGATTTTTTAAAGTTGTTATCCTATAAAGATATGCCTAAAAAATGAAAGCACTTAAATTGTTTTTCCATTTATTGCGGACAAAATGGGAATAAAAATTTGCGACATTACACAGTTTTATGCTCCTGGTGGAGGAGTCAAAAGATATATAGATGAAAAGCAGGATTATATCCGTCAAAAAAAAGAAGATGAGCATTTTCTCATAATTCCGGGAGAAAAAACTTTCTCTATTCATGCCCCCCCTATCCACGTATTTAGTATTAAGTCTCCTTTAATCAATCAGTTTTCTCAACATAGGATTTTATTGAACCTAACAGAAGTTATCAATCTCTTGCATGAGATAAAAGCAGATATTATAGAAGCCGGGGATCCTTACCAATCTTCCTGGCTTGTTTCTTGGACTGCAAAAAAACTCAAAGTTCCTGTTGTTGGCTACTACCATTCTCATTTTCCTGATGCTTATGTTCGAACCTATTTTGGTTGGAAAAATTCTTTTTTAGAAAAGGCTTTTTTTACCTTTTCTCGCTGGTATGCAGAGGAAATTTACAATCAATTCGACTTTACTTTTGTCCCTACTCTTTCTCTCTTAAATTTACTGCGAAGCTGGGGTATCAAAAACGGAGTTCATCTCAGCCTGGGAGTAGATACCAAAACATTTACTCCTGATCCTCCAAAGTACAACTATCGGTTAAAACTCGAAATTCCTAAAGACGCTTTTCTGTTATTATATGTTGGCAGGCTAGCAAAGGAAAAAAACATTGGTTTATTGCTGAAAACATTTTTTTTTCTTCAGGATTATTCCTCTAAAAAAGACTATTGGTTATTAATTATAGGTGACGGCCCCTTAAGGAATGAGATTCTCAAAGCGATAAAAGCCTCTAATAGAATCTGTTGGATTCCAAGAGTAGAT
Coding sequences within:
- the glnA gene encoding type I glutamate--ammonia ligase; translation: MAEYYRRCATGEEVISFALEHNVKLVNLKFCDLLGTWQHFTIGLDLLTPESFSEGIGFDGSSIRGWQGIQESDMLVMPDPYTAFIDPFIAEPTLSLICSIYDPITLQTYSKDPRSIAIRAEAYLKSTGIADTAYFGPEAEFFILDSVRYDNQANFAYYEVDSVEGIWNSGKENGQNFGYKIRHKEGYFPVPPADTLQDLRDQMVLTLESMGIKVERQHHEVATAGQAEIDIVYNTLLRIGDDMMMYKYVIKNTARKYGKTVTFMPKPIFGDNGSGMHTHQSLWKEGKPLFAGNRYAGLSEMALHYIGGIIKHAPALTAITNPTTNSFKRLVPGFEAPVNLAYSARNRSAAIRIPTYSANPKTKRIEFRTPDPSANPYLACAAMLMAGLDGIQNRIDPGEPMEKNIYELPPEELKNIPKVPDSLSGAIDALERDHEFLMKGDVFTKDAIETLLTLRKKDYDMLRIRPHPLEFYMYYDI
- a CDS encoding glycosyltransferase, which translates into the protein MGIKICDITQFYAPGGGVKRYIDEKQDYIRQKKEDEHFLIIPGEKTFSIHAPPIHVFSIKSPLINQFSQHRILLNLTEVINLLHEIKADIIEAGDPYQSSWLVSWTAKKLKVPVVGYYHSHFPDAYVRTYFGWKNSFLEKAFFTFSRWYAEEIYNQFDFTFVPTLSLLNLLRSWGIKNGVHLSLGVDTKTFTPDPPKYNYRLKLEIPKDAFLLLYVGRLAKEKNIGLLLKTFFFLQDYSSKKDYWLLIIGDGPLRNEILKAIKASNRICWIPRVDSKKELADYYRSADLFIHPGIVETFGLVTIESQACGCPVVGFRGTHMEDLVGEGFNEYWADRKDFRSLAEAVEKMRTLDLKTIGKNLALNVHQKYSWRRSFEKLWYYYYEAISNSFIQKGALRYAS
- a CDS encoding P-II family nitrogen regulator, which produces MALYKIEAIIKPFKLEEVKEALTEIGIAGLTVTEVKGFGRQKGHTEIYRGSEYTVDFLPKVKIEIVLTEEILPKATEAIIKSAKTGKIGDGKIFVLPVTEAIRIRTEEKGENAI